Proteins encoded in a region of the Planococcus citri chromosome 1, ihPlaCitr1.1, whole genome shotgun sequence genome:
- the LOC135849807 gene encoding voltage-dependent calcium channel subunit alpha-2/delta-3-like isoform X3 produces MMVRSIYLLILIFISQIIYTNSNDVDRILSWTNKIGEKLWTLGRILTQNTELKMDYGNVNISELNTKELIKDMVTQVQDMLNLKKFALKRIVSIAENCTRNLSDTITSIEKNAVLFRNARNTTTFSEKDKKDMTQNENFFYRNVSTDFSSVHVPDDVHFNGNETIIGIRWSETLESIFQNNYLIDPTLSWQYFAGASGFMRIFPAVKWSTEDNSADLYDARMREWYIEAATDPKDVMILIDNSGSMMGLKREIARHTINTILETLSPNDFVNIIHFNNDSRPIVRCFNDSLVQANVLTIRELKLGVENMMNATNLANFTKALQRAFTVLEAHRRDKLATMCNQAIMLITDGVPDSYIEIFKKFNWKNSTESPFPVRVFTYLIGRDGADFRETKWMACANKGYYVQLNTIPEVKEQVLNYINVLARPLVLTKLRKFAWTSLYAHEIDSKLTDRYWGEEQNNLQKNYTREYMASWMEFLLPQNQLRRLKQRRRMELDQNKNYGYDKYNFMVTISLPAYDGRTTRVQDAALLGVAGTDIPITEFKKIMNPHTMGVNNYGFIVNNNGYIITHPDLRPMFRETLKPGYSTVDMLEVELLDSPRSVDSRDFGIQVLLSPHDEEIYSLSNLSLLRDYIINQTDYTNYYPVKFHYDNMRRASTGVRYYSVKKIEETPFTMVLAVMKPPCKGHTTCPGVRILAPKETPSDAAIAEIFSGNWTIHPEWLYCKYNYKNDFYLKWADGFSDKKSELIHFLKKMKIDDLNFSKNRYKNFMEQSKQKKGKLSVHSHYCDEELIYNVIYDANITKNYFPRPKKAVTALTDLNISLANVFISTHSGLTRWQDFNNTNGLSFGTVYNRSIDEVWYKRAVEQHYFDDESFVFSIPFKDDEEQTGLVTASHAIFVKDRKRPKSEAYEAPVAVVGYQFEHAGLETFIRNIVQNGYENTDYDSSERINYVVLDNNGYIVASSKDGVAGQFFGNLQSLMMKQLKECNVYKQIIIYDYQGVCFQDYHDLPNSAISILVNPFKQVNKFITWTIYTLLWGVVKINLELISYVVWLSFQCTADTPVIRDSPYMNLEEVPVMEERLDSELLETFETFNITEESNDGPKYVQVRHLVKINRTRPKTCDRKIVLYSLEPLSKWDNKSSGCAEVISSIKPIPHTNLIFVLLKNDFVEKKIDYEYFTTNPLKVKPKYYNYSSVCQKITGILSRRRPSSCCKHHKNESEIKLCGSGNMLKIGIGYMAILLLSILRTILR; encoded by the exons ATGATGGTGAGATCCATTTATCTGCTGATTCTTATTTTCATATCTCAAATCATTTACACAAATTCCAACGATGTCGATCGCAT ATTGAGCTGGACTaataaaattggagaaaaattatGGACTTTGGGGCGAATATTGACCCAAAATACCGAACTAAAGATG GATTACGGCAACGTCAATATAAGCGAATTAAATACCAAAGAGTTAATCAAAGATATGGTCACTCAAGTACAAGATATGTTGAACTTGAAGAAATTCGCATTAAAA CGAATTGTAAGTATCGCCGAAAACTGCACCAGGAATTTATCAGATACGATAACTTCGATCGAAAAAAACGCAGTTTTATTTAGAAATGCACGAAATACCACAACTTTTTCGGAGAAGGATAAAAAAGACATGacacaaaatgagaattttttctatcGAAATGTCAGCACAGACTTCAGCAGTGTTCATGTGCCGGATGACGTACACTTCAatg GGAACGAAACGATTATTGGAATAAGATGGTCGGAAACACTGGAAagcatatttcaaaataattatctcATAGATCCAACCTTATCGTGGCAGTATTTCGCCGGAGCGAGTGGATTCATGAGAATATTTCCAG CCGTTAAATGGTCAACTGAAGACAACTCAGCTGACCTATACGATGCCCGAATGAGAGAATGGTACATAGAAGCGGCAACAGATCCGAAAGATGTAATGATACTGATCGATAATTCCGGATCGATGATGGGATTAAAGAGAGAAATCGCCAGACACACGATtaacacaattttggaaactttgagcCCCAATGACTTCGTGAACATTATTCATTTCAACAATGATTCTAGACCGATCGTACGCTGTTTCAATGATTCCCTTGTGCAG GCAAATGTACTCACAATACGTGAACTAAAACTAGGAGTGGAAAATATGATGAATGCGACGAATCTGGCAAACTTTACCAAAGCTTTACAGAGAGCATTCACTGTATTGGAAGcg CATCGTAGGGATAAATTGGCCACGATGTGTAATCAAGCCATCATGTTGATTACCGATGGAGTACCAGACagttatattgaaattttcaagaaattcaattggaaaaattccacCGAGTCGCCTTTTCCTGTCAGAGTTTTCACATATTTGATTGGCAGAGATGGGGCAGACTTTAGAGAAACTAAATGGATGGCTTGCGCGAATAAAG GATATTATGTGCAGCTGAACACGATTCCAGAGGTTAAAGAACAAGTTCTTAATTATATCAATGTTTTAGCCAGACCTTTGGTGTTGACGAAACTGAGAAAGTTTGCCTGGACATCTCTATACGCTCACGAAATT GACTCAAAACTGACAGACAGATATTGGGGAGAAGAACAAAATAACTTGCAGAAAAACTACACTAGAGAGTACATGGCAAGTTGGATGGAATTTTTACTGCCGCAAAATCAACTCAGACGTCTGAAACAGAGACGAAGAATG GAACtggatcaaaataaaaattacggaTACGATAAGTACAACTTCATGGTGACCATTTCCCTTCCAGCTTATGACGGAAGAACCACCAGG GTACAGGATGCTGCATTATTGGGAGTTGCAGGAACTGATATTCCAATaacagaattcaaaaaaatcatgaatccTCACACA ATGGGTGTCAATAATTATGGATTCATTGTTAATAACAACGGTTACATTATAACACATCCGGATTTAAGGCCAATG TTTAGAGAAACATTGAAACCGGGCTACAGTACGGTCGATATGCTAGAAGTTGAGCTTCTAGATTCCCCTCGATCCGTAGACTCGAGAGACTTTGGAATTCAAGTATTATTATCGCCGCAT GATGAAGAAATATATTCGTTGAGTAATCTATCCCTACTTCGGGATTACATCATCAATCAAACCGATTACACCAATTATTACCCAGTGAAGTTTCACTACGATAACATG AGAAGAGCATCGACAGGTGTAAGATATTACagcgtgaaaaaaatcgaagaaactCCATTCACAATGGTGTTGGCAGTGATGAAACCACCTTGTAAAGGTCACACCACTTGCCCAGGGGTAAGAATCTTGGCACCTAAAGAGACGCCCTCGGACG CTGCCATAGCAGAAATATTCTCTGGTAACTGGACTATTCACCCAGAATG GTTGTATTGTAAATACAATTACAAAAACGATTTCTACCTTAAATGGGCTGATGGATTCTCAGACAAGAAAAGCGAGCTGAttcatttcctcaaaaaaatgaaaatcgatgaTTTGaacttctccaaaaatcgatataAAAACTTCATGGAACAAT ccaaacaaaaaaagggaaaattatCTGTTCATTCTCATTACT GCGATGAAGAGCTTATATACAATGTGATTTACGATGCTAATATAACGAAGAACTATTTTCCGCGTCCTAAAAAAGCGGTGACCGCACTGACTGACTTAAATATTAG CTTAGCAAATGTGTTCATTTCAACCCATAGTGGTTTAACTAGATGGCAAGATTTCAACAATACGAATGGATT ATCTTTTGGAACCGTTTACAATCGTTCGATCGATGAAGTTTGGTATAAGAGGGCCGTGGAGCAGCATTATTTTGACGACGAAAGTTTCGTGTTTTCGATTCCTTTCAAAGATG ACGAAGAACAAACCGGACTCGTGACAGCCAGTCACGCGATTTTCGTCAAAGACCGAAAACGACCAAAGTCTGAAGCCTACGAAGCTCCAGTGGCTGTAGTGGGCTACCAATTTGAGCACGCAGGATTGGAAACATTCATCAGGAACATCGTGCagaat GGGTACGAAAACACAGACTACGATTCGTCTGAAAGAATAAACTACGTTGTACTGGATAACAATGGGTACATCGTAGCATCCAGTAAAGATGGCGTAGCTGGACAATTCTTTGGAAATCTACAATCGCTAATGATGAAACAGCTGAAGGAATGCAACGTATATAAACAAATTATAATTTACGATTACCAAGGAGTCTGCTTTCAGGATTATCACGATTTACCCAATAGTGCAATTTCCATTCTAGTCAAT CCTTTCAAACAAGTGAATAAATTCATAACGTGGACGATTTACACTCTACTATGGGGCGTTGTGAAAATAAATCTAGAACTGATATCATACGTTGTATGGTTATCATTCCAATGTACAGCCGATACTCCTGTGATAAGAGATAGTCCATACATGAACTTGGAAGAGGTTCCTGTAATGGAAGAAA GGTTAGATTCCGAATTGCTTGAAACGTTTGAAACTTTCAACATCACCGAAGAAAGCAATGATGGTCCAAAATACGTTCAAGTCAGGCATCTTGTAAAAATAAACCGAACTAGACCAAAAACCTGTGATAGAAAAATCGTACTGTACTCTTTGGAACCGTTATCCAAATGGGATAACAAGTCATCTGGCTGTGCTGAAGTTATAAG CTCCATAAAACCAATACCTCATACGAATTTGATATTCGTACTGTTGAAAAATGACTtcgtagagaaaaaaatagattacGAATATTTCACCACTAACCCGCTCAAGGTGAAGCCGAAATACTACAATTATTCTTCGGTATGTCAGAAAATCACCGGCATATTGTCTCGTCGTAGACCCTCTTCTTGTTGTAAACATCATAAAAAC GAGAGCGAAATCAAACTATGTGGTTCAGGGAACATGTTAAAAATAGGCATCGGTTACATGGCGATACTTTTACTATCAATTCTTCGAACGATCCTGAGATGA